agggcaggaagcTGGTGAGTGGATTACTAAGACCCAGATTGACCCAGAGGCAAAGGCTTGGCGATCACTTCTTTCCCAAAGGAGAGAAGAACTTGTTGTGTGGGAGTGCAAGGTCGTATGGAGTGAGCGGTGGATGTTGAGAGGAGAGCGGTCCAGGAAAAACTTGTCAGAGGCTGGGCTCTGGCTGTAGgctgtggagggaagggagggtgcTGGTGGGGAGTGGGTTTGATATGGTCTCTGCCACTCAGGCTGGGGGAGCGGACTGCCCTTCCTGAGGCTCAGGGGAGTGCCAGCCCCACTGGATTACTGAGAGGGAGAGTGAACTGAAGGCTGGGGACACAGGTAATGGGTCCTAGAGGAGGCTGGAGAGATTGCTGAGCTGGTGGGTGGGAATGTCAGCCAGCACGAGCAGTGTCCCTGCCAACCAGGGCACAGGATTTGGGACACTGAGGAGGAGGCCACagtcagaggaaggggaagagtggCAAGTCGAGGAAAACACAGGAGCCTTTGCACCTAGAGCCGTGTAAGTTCAAGGTCCGGTCGGGGGCTGTGAGGTGCTGTCTGGCTCTGGGGAGCTGAGGAAGGCGGGGGCAGGGAAGAATGAGACCATCCAAGGTTCTGGACTCAAGTGCATGTGGGAAGTCATGGTGACCACATTCCAGGAGAGAAGCGGGGTTTTATGGCTGTGGGTAGGGAATGCTTCACTTTTGGATGGGGGGAttgaaatcattcattcattcatttattcaaccaaaACTGAATTGAGTCCTTACCCTCTCCCAAGACCTTGGCTGGATTCTGAGGATACAGCGTCATCCCAGACCGACTTCTCTGCCTTTATGGAGTGAGAAAGGCAGACAGAAGAGCGAATTGGTAAGTGAGCCAGACCACCATGGACGGCCCTACAGGATGCTGGAAGGAAACAATGAGGATGCAGAGCCAGGTGTCACCCGCTTGACCTCAGACTCAGTCAGCAAAGCTTCAGTGATGAACTACCATCTGAGTGGAGACCTGAGGGATCAGAAAGGGTCCATCCCGGTGAGGGGCTAGGGGCGATActccagagagagggaacagcagatgaaggccctggaggctgggagaggggtaggggcagCACTGTGCTTGGTGGGTTTCTGGGCTTCATTCTGAGTGCAGTgcggagggtttttttttttttttttaaggtttttttttttttgcagaccGGGGtccaaagtaggcagagaggcaggcgggggggggggcggagcggggaagcaggttccctgctgagcagagagcccgatgtggggctcgatcccaggaccctgagatcatgacctgagctgaaggcagaggctttaacccactgagccacccaggtgcccctgtggagTGTTTTAAGTCCACAGAGGAGACACGATTCCCTGGGTTTAAACAAATATAGGGGCTGCAGTATTGCCGTAAAGAGAAAGTAccagagggtgggtgggaggctgTCCCAGTAATCAGGGGGCAAACCACAGTGTGCATAGTGGACACCAGCTGTGGCTGGGGTCCGGCAGAAGCTGGTGCTGTCCTGAGGACCCCAGGCCAATCTCATGATCTTTTCCAGCTTCTGCCACTTCACCCGTAAAACGGATCCTTTACACCAATACACTCAGTACTGCAGCAGACTCACTGGGTTAGCTGCCTGTGTAGACCAGAGCCCCTATTGCCCAGGGTGACACTTGGGAAGCCTGCTCTCACCTGAGGGAGATGGGGACGAAAGAGGTGCTACAGGCATCTGGACAGTACCGTGTGGAAGACAGGCCCCCACACTGAAGAATGATCCAGTTCCAAAGTACTGGTAGAGTCAGAGCTGGGAAACCCCAGTGTAGACAGATGGTGCAGTTGCCCTGCACACAAGGTGTGCCCTCTGCTCACCAGTCCCTGTCCTCCCTACTGCCCACTGAGGACAATGCTGTCCCCTAACATCAGAATGAGCCACACTTGGGAAATGTGAAACGAAATGGGTGACATCAGTTTTAACATGATGCCTTACTTAACCCAGTATATCCAAAGCATGACCACTTGCGAACCATAATCCATCTAAAAGTCATTCACGAAAGGTCCTGcctcttttctttccagaataaGTCTTCAGAATCTGGGGGACGTCTTGCATTTACAGTATGGCTCACCTCAGGCCAGACCCTCATCAAACCTCCCTGAGCCACAGCACCATACAAGGGGGGCTTTAGTTTTAGCCGAATTCCACACATGTCTGGAGGTTTCTGGAAGGTTTTCGGAAGAATGCTTTCTCAGCTCCAGCTTACTGCCACATCCGGAAATTGTTTTCCAAGTGTGTCTGGGATTTTGAGTTTGCGTATTTTCTGGCTTCTTGGATACTGCCtagtaaaacactgaaaaatagcATATGGTCCAGACCAAACACTGAATCCTTTTCTGGCCTGCAGGCCTCCTGTTTGCAAGTGGTTGAGGGTGGCGGGAGCTGTCCCAGACCACAGGCAGCCACTAGCCCCGTGTGGCCATTGAGATTTACCTGAAGAGAAAGAGCATTTAAAGCTCCGGTCCTCGGTCGCGGGGACCACACTTGGCCAGTCACCACAGACCAGTTCTTTCTGGTAGCTCATTGCCAAGCAGCTCTGACCGCCCCCCACTTCCCCCGGGTCCCCAGGCTGCCAGCTCCAGTAACGCCCTTTCTCTTCCTCCGCTGTGCGCTGCCCGCCACGCCACTCCCTGCTCTGGGACTGTTCCCGCGGTGGCTGCGGGACAGGCCGCAGGCGCCCCAGGCGCGGCTCCTCGCTCTGCCCCGCCGCCGCTGCAGCCACCTGCCCCCCGCCTCCCGGAACAAAGCTGCAGGCGCGGCCGGTGGGTGGGCACGCTACGAGCCTGAACGGGGCACTGCCTCGGTTTCCCCGTGCGCACCGCGGTCTGTGCCGGGCACCTCCAAGACACGACCGCGCGCCGCctcgggcctcagtttccccatcagcgGGACGCGAGGAGGCGCACGTCCCCACCTCCGCAACCAGCACTGTCTGGCCTTCCGCGGGCTCGGGTCCGCGTCCACCCCCGGGGCGCGCCACGCCCGACCGACAGAACCCGCCCTCTGCACGGCTGCGCTGGGAAGCACGCGGGACGGCCCGGCCGCAAGTGGACAAACCTGGGTACGCCCCTTCCTAGGGGAGCGtcgagagaacacaggcagcctaGCCTGTGTATTAACGCACGTGTGTCGCGGCACCCGAACAGTCCCCTTCGGGGACCGGGGCAGGGCTGGCGCTGTGCAGCCGACGCCCGTGCCCTCCTCCCGCACCCCAGGCCTGCAGCGACTCGGACTTTGCGAGCCTCCCCGCTCCGGGACCGCGGAACCCTCGTCGCGGCGTGCGTGTTTCCGCACGGTGCCCTTTTCCAGAGACGCCGCCGCCCCTCGCGcccccgcgcccgcgccccccgcgcccgcGTTCCCGGCGCCGCGGGCCCGGAGCTCCCGGAAGTCTCGGTCCCGCCGCCGCCAGCACTCGCGAGGGGAAGACCGGGCCGCCCGGGACCTCGGCCCGCTCCTCCGGTCCCGAGAGGCCGCCGCGTCGGGTACGGGGGCCGGGACGGAGGGAGGAGCCTGGCTCCGGGACTgcgcggggccgggccgggctgggggaggggcgggcgccGCGGGGGTGGGACCGGAGGGAGTGCGGGGGCCCTGAGGGTGCAGCGGgaagggggcgggaggggggcccGGGCGCTGGGGTTGCCGAGGGAGGCGGAGCAGCGGAGCGGGCTGgagggatggagaaacagaggTGCCAGATGCTCGCAGAGGGGAGGGACGGGGCTCCCGGGGCCCCGGTGCGGGCAGCGGCGAGGGGGCCGAAGCCCCGCAGGGCACGGACGGAAGAAATGGACGATGTCGGTGGCTTGCGTCTAGGGGTTAGGGGGAGAGAGGGCGCAGGGTGTGTGGGTGCACAGAAGCGGGCAGTTGAGGCGTCCCAGGGGATGTGTGCGTGAAACCCGGACGGCGGGTCCGCTTGGCGCGGGGGAGGCTGAGACCTGGCGGTGCTAAGCGTATGGTCGGAAAAGACGAGCCCAGGCCGAAAACTAGCCTGGGGGCGTATCCAGGGACCGGTCTCAGGGAGGCCACGCTGTGCGCGAAGACCGGGAGGCCTTCCAGGGTCGAGGCTGCTAGGCCGGCCCGGGGCCTGGGAAGACCCGTTAGGAACGAGTTAGGAAACAGACTTGTAATCTGACAGGCTGCGGCGGAGTTGGGCGAAGGAAAAGTGGCAGGAAAGCACCGTCTGGCCTGGTCTGGGGGCTGAGACGGAGCCGCAGGAGAGaggcgggcgggggcggccggCGGGGGCAGGCGGGCAGGGGTATGCCCGGCTCTCATGGGGCTGTCCTGGGACCCGCTTGCTGGAACCAGAGCCTGGAATCAGTTCCTTTTTTGCAGGAGAGGTAGGTCAGCGGTACAGAGGGCCTGCCAAGCCGTGGTAATGGGGACACTTGCCCCCAGCAAGTAGCGATTTTAACTTCTCTCCTCTCCACTGCTCCCAGCTGACAccccagatgctgctgctgccgccTCGGCCACCCCACCCTCGGTCCTCCTCCCCAGAGGCCATGGACCCGCCGCCCCCCAAGACTCCCCCTTTCCCCAAGACGGAAGGCCCTTCCTCCACTCCATCCTCGGCGGCAGGGCCCCGACCCCCGCGGCTGGGCCGCCACCTGCTCATCGACGCCAACGGGGTCCCCTACACATACACGgtgcagctggaggaggagcctCGGGGCCCGCCCCAGCGCGAGGCCGCGCCGGGAGAAGCGGGGCCGCGCAAGGGCTACAGCTGCCCGGAGTGCGCTCGTGTCTTTGCCAGCCCCCTGCGGCTGCAGAGCCACCGCGTGTCGCACTCGGACCTCAAGCCCTTCACGTGCGGCGCCTGCGGCAAGGCCTTCAAGCGCTCCAGCCACCTGTCGCGGCACCGCGCCACGCACCGCGCCCGTGCAGGCCCGCCGCACACCTGCCCGCTCTGCCCACGCCGCTTCCAGGACGCCGCGGAGCTGGCGCAGCACGTCCGCCTCCACTGAGTTCCCGACCGGCGGGGCCTCGCGAGCCACACAGCCGCGCTGCCACACGCGCGCCCTGCCTTACCCAGGGCCCGTCTCCCCGTCTGCCCAGAGGGAGAGACCCCCTTCCTTCCTTACCTTCCTGTCTCGCTGTGTGATGCCGGCCCCGTcgctgcccctccctgggccgGGGAACCAGTCTCGGAACTGGGCCCCGGCCGGGCCGGGCCGCGCGAGCCCTCGCAGGCGCACAGCGTCTCGGGGTCCGGCTCTCCTGCTCCCGAGGGCTCAGCCGTTGTGTGCGCGGAAGAGCTGACCCAAGAGCACGGCACGATTTTACGAGCACTGGCTCGTTCCTGTATCTCCCCCTTTTCACCCGCAACCCTCGCCCCATACTCAATAAACATTCCACACTCCGCCTCGGGgctctgatgtgtgtgtgtgtgtcggggggtgCGCAGCGGCTGGGAGCGGGCAGCCGGGGCCGTCAGCCCGTGGGAACTTTCCTCTCGGCGTGTGTTTCTGGCCGGATCCGTTTCCCGAAGGCCCGggcgccccgcccccaccttcctcccctcgcCCGTCTTCTCCGCACCCGGGTCCGCTCTCCTGTTACCGGTGCCACCAGCTCCCGGGGGACACCCCGAGGCGCCAGTCCCGCTCCCACCTGCGACCACGGGGGTAGCCCGGGGCCGTTCCGGAATCGCCCGGACCGGAGAGGCTGCTGCACCGGGTACGGGGGccgggaggcgggaggcgggcGGGAGCGGGGCGCGGGCCGCGAGAGGGGCGGGACCGGGAGCCGGGTACCTGTgcgcggggcggggaggggcccgCCGCGGGGCTCGGGAGGGCACCGCCCAGAACTCGCGGAGCGGGGCTCGGAGGCCGAGCCACGAACGGGGGGGGCGGTGCCCTGGAGAGCGCTAGGACCCAGGAAGAACTTGGAGTGGAGAAGCTGGATGGGCGTGGACCAGAGAGAATCTGGAGGTAGCCGGGCTAGgagcgggggggcggggcgctggggtgctcagggagcctgctgcagggcggGCCAGGACCTGCGGGTCTTAGCGTGGCAGACCGTCGGACACGGCTTGGCGAACATGGAAGGGGTAGACCAGGCTTCTGGGTGGAGTAACAGGATGGGGCGACACCCGGACCCGAGTCAGGGGCATGGGGAGTCGAGAGCGAGACCTGCAGGTCtagggggtggggcctggggaagCCCTGAGGGAGGCTGGAGTGCAGGGGCGCCCAGGGACCTGAGGAGGGTACAGAGGAGGAGAACAGAGCGAGGTCCTGGGTGTGCCCGTGCTTGCAGTGGGTGATGGGACCAGGACCCTGGAAGCTTTACAGAAGGTCACAGAGTCTAGGGACGCACAGATTCTGAGCAGACTCCACAGAGGGTGAAGAACAGAGCTCGCGCAGCCAGCTTCCCTCCTGTGTGTAACTTCATCCTCTCTCCTGCCCAGCAGGCCTTAGCCACCCCTCCGGATGCTGGTGCTGCCGTCGTCCCCCTGCCCGCAGCCCCTGGCGCTTCCCTCCGCAGAGGCCATGGAGACCCCGCCCTCTCGGACAGGCAGGTCTTCAGAACCCGAACCTTCCTCCGCCACAGGACTTCCGCAGACTTCCTCCTCTCCAAGGCCCAACCACTACCTGCTTATTGACACCCAGGGTGTGCCGTACACCGTGCTGGTGGACCAGGACTCCCAGAGAGAGCCCGGTGCAGATGGGACATCCGCTCAGAAAAAGTGCTACAGCTGCCCCGTGTGCTCCCGGGTCTTCGAGTACATGTCCTATCTGCAGCGGCACAGCATCACCCACTCAGAGGTGAAGCCCTTCGAGTGTGACACCTGTGGGAAGGCATTCAAGCGGGCCAGCCACCTGGCTCGGCACCACTCTATTCACCGGGCCGGCGGTGGGCGACCCCATGGCTGTCCGCTCTGCCCTCGCCGCTTCCGAGAGGCGGGGGAGCTGGCCCAGCACAGCCGGGTGCACTCGGGAGAGCGCCCATTTCAGTGCCCCCACTGCCCGCGCCGGTTTATGGAGCAGAACACGCTGCAAAAGCACACTCGGTGGAAGCATCCATGAGCCAGGCTGCGGGGCACCCCAGGTGCCACGGGGATCTGTGGGGAGCCTGGACTCCCCTTGCCCTCAGACACCTGGCCAGTGCGGAAGGCTGGGTTGCAGCCCTGGACACAGACCCACCACCTGCAAAGGCCAAGTCCTGCCTGAAGGAGGAGCCCATGAGTAGCCTTCGTGTATTGGAGATAGCTGAAAACAAGACCTTAACATTTGCAGAGTGGAGCCCCCCAGCCTCAGGCTGAGCCCTGAGCGGAGGTGTGGGGGGAGAGTGCTCTGTGTGGAAATTCTCCAGCGTGAAAAATGTGGTTGGGAGCCGTCAAGAATCTGCACCAGCTTCCTGAGGCCCTCCATGTTgatgctgggggaaggggccccAGACCTGCCTCCCAAACCCCAGCCAGACACTGGACACTCAATAAACGCCTTTCCCATTTTGAGCTTGACATTTGTTTTTGGGGACAGCGGCTTGGCCCGCCTGCTGCCTGACAGGGAGACTCAGCAAGTGCCTGGCTCAGCTTTTTGGGCAGAAGAACAAATGAGCCATTTGTTCTCCCCAGAGAGGGAAGAGCTTCCCACTGTCTGACCTCGGATAGCAGGAACAGTGCCCTGATGTCGAGCTTAGACTATGGCCAGCTGCTGGGCTTGAGCATCTTGCCTGGGTCTTACCAGTGCGAAATGATTGGCCTGCCTGGCAGGCCATCCGAGTCTGGTCTCCTGCACTGGGGTCCGCCCTAGCATGGCTACTCACAAGGGGCATCAGCGAGGCAGAGTGTTCTtcaacctttttcttttcccttaaagcTAGGATCTATTgtatgaaacattttatttggcCACCCAGTATACATCACACAAACTATATGTGAAACAAAACTTTAACAATACTGAATCTCTACTATGTGCAGTccacttttccttcctcctgcccattCTGTTCTAGCCTATTGAATTCCCAGTCCATGAACCTGTAGTTTGCAAAACACGGATCTAGGGCAGGTCCCTCCCCCTGGACGTTTTGACCTAGCCAGCAGTTTATCTGTATTGTGAAGCAGGTAGGAGAGGGGGGTGGTGCAGACATTTACGTTCTCTTCCTGCAAGGTTAAAGCCCTAATCTCCTAGGGCTGGCGAAAATTCCAGTAGCAACTGGAgactgggaggagaggcagggaacCCAGCCAGAAGCGAATAAACACCAGCCTTCTTAATGAATTGTCCTCGTAtgtctgctttgtgccaggcactgtgctgggcctCATTCCTTCTTCCGACCTCTTTTTGGGTGGAAGAACAAATTAGCCATATTCACtccccagagagggaaagagcctCCCGCTGTTTGACCTCAAATACCACTGCCAGCGCCCTGATCTTGAGCCTAGACTATGGCCAGGCGCTGGCCTGAGCGTTTTGCCTGCACATATCCATCCACCCTCACAAGGAACCTAAAAAGGACCGTGACCTCCCCCACTTTACAGGTGAGTAAACtgaggcgggggcggggtggaCCGGGGAGGGTAGGGAGGAGGAGCGGCCAAGACTGGGTCTAAATGATCCCAAGCAGCTCATTATCGCTGCCACAGGGGTGGCGCTGGGGGTGTTCCAGGCCCCTGTTTTCAGGGAGGGTAACTGTAACCCCCTACTCTCCCATGGTCCTAGGAACCGTGCGTGAGGTCCGGTTGTGCTGGCAATGCACGGACAGCGGGAGATGAAAGGGCGGGTTACGGGGGTCCGTGGGGCCAGTTCCCAGGGTACCGCTGAAAAggattctctctgtgcctcaacttTCCTGgttgtctccttccctctcccggGCCCGACTCAGTGCATCTCCCCCAACTCCGGGGACCCCGGAGCCGCCAACTCTCCAGGAATTGGGAGTTTCTTGACGTTCCCTACCCGGGCTTCGCGAAGGGCGGGGATAGTGTGGCAAGGGGCCGTCGCGCAAGTGCAGCTCGCGCCTCGGCCGCAAACGGCGGGCCTCACCTGGGGCCGGAGGCTCCTGGAGAAACGCACCGACCGGCGGGCGGGGAAGTGCTGACGTCCCTGTCCTCTCCCACCCGCCCGCTACCCCGCCCCAGGCTTGCCGCCTCAGCCTCCCCGCCTGCCCGCGGCGGGTGGGCGCTTCCCTGCACTCTCTGCGACACTTTGCAGACGCTCCCCGGCGCCGGGCATGGGCGCCGCCGCTGTCTGTCCCCTGGCCGGATTCCGCGCGCGGGTGGGTGAGCGCGGGGCTCTGGCCCCTCCGACCCCTGGCACCTGTGGGCGGGGGGTGGTCCCGCGGCCTAGTGCATCTGACGAAGGGACCCCTGGCCAACATCGCTCCCCCTCCCACCCGGGGGACaaagggcgggggcgggggcgcatCCCCACGCGTGACCTTCCCCCGCACTGCGCACGCGCCCCCTCCACCACGGGGAGGGGCCCTGCTCGCCCACACGAGTgcgggggtggggcgtggggaggCGCAGCTCGTGGGCTGGATCCCCATTCTATGCCTGGAAGTTGGGGCACGGTCCCCTCCTCCCTGAGGCTCTCATTTCTTTTGGCCGCGAGGTGAACCGTGATGTGGGTCGGCCCCATCCGGGCCAGGATGTCTTGGCTCTGTCGACCCCGCGGGGAGCACACTCCTTCTCTCAGTGGCTCCGGGTCTgggcccccagcctccccatcctAGGAGCCCAGGAGTTTGAAACCCCAGGTGTCCTCCCAAAGACCCAGGAATCCTGGCCCTTCGCACCACCCCCGAGTCTTAAAGAGTTGGGCCCCACCGTCCCTGGGATGTCCCTCCATCTGTGGCTGCCCTTTCTGTCCAGTGCCCCTGAGGCGCCAAGCTGCCTGGGTTCACTGGAGGCTGAGCCATGAATGACCGAAACAGCCGGAGGAGGACACGTGAGGAAGCTGGGACCCTGCCTCACCcttggacaccccccccccccccgggccctgCCCATCCCTGCCCTTTCTTCCCCCGGGGCTGCTGTGGTTGGGGGCTGGTCTGAGGTGGCTGGGGCCTTCCCTGGGGT
The DNA window shown above is from Mustela nigripes isolate SB6536 chromosome 17, MUSNIG.SB6536, whole genome shotgun sequence and carries:
- the ZNF580 gene encoding zinc finger protein 580; translation: MLLLPPRPPHPRSSSPEAMDPPPPKTPPFPKTEGPSSTPSSAAGPRPPRLGRHLLIDANGVPYTYTVQLEEEPRGPPQREAAPGEAGPRKGYSCPECARVFASPLRLQSHRVSHSDLKPFTCGACGKAFKRSSHLSRHRATHRARAGPPHTCPLCPRRFQDAAELAQHVRLH
- the ZNF581 gene encoding zinc finger protein 581, which codes for MLVLPSSPCPQPLALPSAEAMETPPSRTGRSSEPEPSSATGLPQTSSSPRPNHYLLIDTQGVPYTVLVDQDSQREPGADGTSAQKKCYSCPVCSRVFEYMSYLQRHSITHSEVKPFECDTCGKAFKRASHLARHHSIHRAGGGRPHGCPLCPRRFREAGELAQHSRVHSGERPFQCPHCPRRFMEQNTLQKHTRWKHP